A genomic window from Candidatus Binatia bacterium includes:
- a CDS encoding efflux RND transporter periplasmic adaptor subunit, translating into MNFRALVLGVAASATLGLITSACDGNGPAGAAPTGLGPTAGAARNTPAIRVRVAMAEVRPLQQTITVPGVVHPFQKAAIAAKVPGRVAERLAEPGDTVTQGAPLLRLDEVDLNLAVDEARIALRLAKVDLADAKRELDRGVRLSRQNTISKSEMDGRQTAFERAKAAEARAQVALARGEQTLADATIRAPFDGSVEEVDADVGEYLQPGAPVATMVDFSKARVRAGVTATEAAQLAAGQPADIGFDTLGGAHVSAAIRSVARVSDAGSGTYAVELWLDQPDSRLREGMIGEVHLQRAPGEQHPVVPRAALLRRAGRMTLFVVAESDGAAHAEERVIRSGRNDGDLVEILEGAVAGDRVVIDGHFALSNGAAVSIDEDQN; encoded by the coding sequence ATGAATTTCCGGGCGCTCGTACTCGGCGTCGCGGCTTCCGCGACTCTCGGACTCATCACTTCGGCGTGCGACGGCAACGGCCCCGCGGGCGCCGCGCCGACCGGCCTCGGGCCCACTGCGGGCGCAGCACGAAATACACCTGCGATCCGGGTCCGCGTCGCGATGGCCGAGGTGAGGCCCCTGCAGCAAACGATCACGGTCCCGGGCGTCGTGCATCCGTTTCAAAAAGCCGCAATCGCCGCGAAGGTTCCGGGCCGTGTCGCCGAGCGACTCGCGGAACCCGGCGACACCGTGACACAGGGCGCCCCGCTGCTTCGACTCGACGAGGTCGATCTCAACCTGGCCGTCGACGAGGCGCGCATCGCGCTCCGCCTGGCGAAAGTCGATCTCGCCGATGCGAAACGCGAACTCGATCGTGGCGTCCGCTTGAGCCGTCAGAACACGATCTCCAAGAGCGAGATGGACGGCCGACAGACCGCCTTCGAGCGCGCCAAGGCGGCGGAGGCACGTGCTCAAGTCGCACTCGCGAGAGGCGAGCAGACGCTCGCGGACGCAACGATCAGAGCCCCGTTCGACGGCTCGGTCGAAGAGGTCGATGCGGACGTCGGCGAGTACCTCCAGCCCGGCGCGCCGGTGGCGACGATGGTCGACTTCTCCAAGGCCCGCGTTCGTGCCGGCGTCACCGCGACCGAAGCCGCACAACTGGCGGCCGGTCAGCCCGCCGACATCGGATTCGACACCCTCGGCGGCGCGCACGTCTCCGCCGCGATCCGAAGCGTCGCCCGGGTTTCGGACGCGGGCAGCGGAACCTACGCGGTCGAACTCTGGCTCGATCAGCCCGACTCTCGCCTGCGCGAGGGGATGATCGGAGAAGTCCATCTCCAGCGCGCGCCCGGCGAGCAGCATCCCGTCGTGCCCCGAGCGGCACTCTTGCGACGCGCGGGAAGGATGACGCTATTCGTCGTCGCCGAGTCGGACGGTGCCGCCCACGCCGAAGAGCGCGTCATTCGCAGTGGCCGCAACGACGGTGATCTCGTCGAGATCCTCGAGGGCGCCGTTGCCGGAGACCGAGTCGTCATCGATGGACACTTCGCGCTCAGCAACGGCGCCGCGGTCTCCATCGACGAAGACCAGAACTGA
- a CDS encoding efflux RND transporter permease subunit gives MERLIRFFVQRHLLVHVITAVVVVVGYQTMASTPRETFPDVTMNQLIVNAVLPGASVQDVETKLTIPIEEAIDKIDGVKRHTTVITDQVSLTAVEFLDDIDKDGLDAVERDLRTELDAIRDFPPEMENDPVVLRFEAQKFPVVEIALSGPSVAVADTARMLERKLERLDEVSSVSPIGLEDSELRVLVDPVRARELGITLLDVVRAIEARNVSSTGGSLESQEERRQVVLWSRYGDPSEVGETILRFSPDSGAIRVRDVARLELGREDTGLLAHTNGRPGVSLIVRKQGNADVILAVDSVRELVNSTPLPAGVSAVLVKDESYWTRNRIDLIITNGLVGVFLITGALLLFLTPQVALWVMVGIPVVFMSVLMMFPVIGFSVNIVTLTGLVVVLGMVVDDAVVVAERIVAKRQEGLDAQEAATQGALEMARPVIASAITTMLAFAPLLAIGGMAGKMTHSMPFVVVLALLASLLESFLILPAHMSMGGGAKPTPKRAFVIRMEERYRRTLEATLHHRTWVIGAFVTGLIIVMVVLLPQLRVMIFPQDDAESVFVKVSTPLGTPIEQTEAITASIERQIPAIVGEDLNAITARIGHQEAGGKGFDREQGSADNEAVVEVLLRRGSMQNTPAEWMEILEASLVVADDVTLLFEPAQTGPVMGAPLTIHVAGNDDALRRSTALEISERLTGVDGVVNIDIDERPGTPQVELNLNYEKLALLGLSPQDVATTLKGAFHGIPASEHRDLDETTEFRVLLDPGARGSLGSLLELPIRSRSGALVRIRDVVRPVETASVSRIYHRDGIRVATVSAHFAVGSGHTALSMADRLDVELLPLYAGKKGIEVYQGGEAEESRKTTADVGTVALMAFGGITVVIALMLGSFLEAFFVIAIIPFSFATVVLTFFIHQTAFSLFAMMGAVGLAGVVVNSSIVMVDAIHRRLADIPPSERHLHESDMIDAVVGRLRPIIVTSITTLGGVLPMAYGVGGYDMVVAPMSLALGWGLAFSTVVTLFLVPVLYSVASDLRRIQVLDRARELVGHASAKAENPVSGPIGESRPLRRN, from the coding sequence GTGGAACGCCTGATTCGCTTCTTCGTTCAGCGCCACCTGTTGGTGCACGTCATCACCGCGGTCGTCGTGGTGGTCGGCTATCAGACCATGGCGAGCACGCCGCGGGAGACCTTCCCCGACGTCACGATGAACCAGTTGATCGTGAACGCGGTCCTCCCGGGCGCTTCGGTGCAGGACGTCGAGACCAAGCTCACGATTCCGATCGAAGAAGCGATCGACAAGATCGACGGCGTGAAGCGACACACGACGGTTATCACCGATCAGGTGTCGCTCACGGCGGTCGAGTTCCTCGACGACATCGACAAAGACGGGCTGGACGCCGTAGAGAGGGATCTCCGGACCGAGCTCGATGCCATCCGGGATTTCCCGCCGGAGATGGAAAACGACCCCGTCGTTCTGCGCTTCGAGGCTCAGAAGTTCCCGGTCGTCGAGATCGCCCTCTCGGGCCCCTCGGTCGCGGTCGCCGACACGGCCCGCATGCTGGAGCGAAAGCTGGAGCGCCTCGACGAGGTCTCGAGTGTCAGCCCGATCGGCCTGGAAGACTCCGAGCTGCGCGTCCTGGTCGACCCTGTCCGCGCGCGCGAGCTGGGTATCACCCTCCTCGACGTCGTCCGCGCCATCGAGGCGCGCAACGTGTCCAGCACGGGAGGCAGCCTGGAAAGCCAGGAGGAACGGCGCCAGGTCGTCCTCTGGAGCCGCTACGGCGACCCCTCCGAGGTCGGCGAGACAATCCTGCGGTTCTCCCCGGACAGCGGTGCGATCCGCGTCCGCGACGTGGCACGGCTCGAACTCGGGCGAGAAGATACCGGCCTCTTGGCCCACACCAACGGGCGTCCGGGTGTTTCACTCATCGTGCGAAAGCAAGGCAACGCCGACGTAATCCTCGCCGTCGACAGTGTCCGGGAGTTGGTGAACAGCACCCCTCTACCTGCGGGAGTCAGCGCCGTCCTCGTAAAGGACGAATCGTATTGGACCCGGAACCGAATCGACCTGATCATCACCAACGGGCTCGTCGGCGTATTCCTGATCACCGGCGCGCTGCTGTTGTTCCTCACGCCCCAGGTCGCCCTTTGGGTGATGGTCGGGATCCCGGTGGTCTTCATGTCGGTGCTCATGATGTTCCCGGTGATCGGGTTCTCCGTGAACATCGTGACGCTGACGGGACTCGTGGTCGTCCTGGGGATGGTGGTGGACGACGCCGTGGTCGTGGCCGAACGCATTGTCGCAAAGCGCCAGGAAGGTCTCGACGCGCAAGAGGCTGCCACGCAAGGCGCCCTCGAGATGGCGAGACCCGTCATTGCGTCGGCGATCACCACGATGCTCGCCTTTGCGCCACTCCTCGCCATCGGCGGCATGGCCGGGAAGATGACCCACTCGATGCCGTTTGTCGTGGTGCTGGCCCTGCTGGCATCGCTCCTCGAGTCGTTCCTGATCCTACCGGCGCACATGTCGATGGGCGGAGGCGCCAAGCCGACTCCGAAGCGCGCCTTCGTAATTCGAATGGAGGAACGCTACCGCCGGACGCTCGAAGCTACGCTCCATCACCGAACGTGGGTAATCGGGGCATTCGTCACCGGGCTCATCATCGTGATGGTGGTCCTTCTCCCGCAGCTCCGGGTGATGATCTTCCCCCAGGACGATGCGGAATCGGTCTTCGTGAAAGTCAGCACTCCTCTCGGCACGCCGATCGAACAGACCGAGGCCATCACCGCCTCGATTGAGCGCCAGATCCCCGCGATCGTCGGCGAGGACCTCAATGCGATCACGGCGCGCATCGGCCATCAGGAAGCCGGCGGAAAAGGCTTCGATCGTGAACAAGGATCGGCCGACAACGAAGCCGTCGTCGAGGTCCTGCTGCGGCGAGGCAGTATGCAGAATACACCTGCCGAGTGGATGGAGATCCTGGAGGCGAGCCTCGTCGTCGCCGACGACGTCACGCTCCTCTTCGAGCCCGCTCAGACAGGCCCCGTCATGGGCGCGCCGCTCACGATCCACGTTGCGGGCAATGACGACGCGCTGCGCCGAAGCACCGCGCTCGAGATCTCCGAGCGGCTCACGGGTGTCGACGGTGTCGTGAACATCGATATCGACGAGCGGCCGGGCACGCCGCAGGTCGAGCTAAACCTCAACTACGAGAAGCTCGCACTCCTCGGGCTCTCTCCGCAGGACGTCGCGACGACACTGAAAGGTGCGTTCCACGGAATCCCCGCGTCCGAGCATCGCGACCTCGATGAAACGACCGAGTTCCGGGTCCTGCTCGATCCCGGGGCGCGCGGATCTCTCGGATCCCTGCTCGAGCTTCCCATCCGATCCCGAAGCGGCGCCCTCGTTCGAATCCGCGACGTGGTCCGGCCCGTGGAGACCGCCTCGGTCTCGCGCATCTATCACCGAGACGGAATACGAGTCGCGACGGTCAGTGCGCACTTCGCCGTGGGCTCCGGACACACAGCGCTCTCGATGGCCGACCGACTCGACGTCGAACTCCTCCCCCTGTACGCGGGAAAGAAAGGCATCGAGGTCTACCAAGGCGGCGAAGCCGAGGAGAGCCGAAAGACCACCGCCGACGTCGGCACCGTCGCCCTCATGGCGTTCGGCGGCATTACGGTCGTCATCGCGCTGATGCTCGGGTCCTTCCTCGAAGCGTTCTTCGTGATCGCGATCATTCCGTTCTCGTTCGCAACGGTCGTGCTCACGTTCTTCATCCACCAGACCGCGTTCTCTCTGTTCGCGATGATGGGGGCGGTCGGGCTAGCCGGCGTAGTCGTGAACTCGTCGATCGTCATGGTCGATGCGATCCATCGCCGTCTCGCCGACATCCCTCCGTCCGAACGCCACCTCCACGAGTCCGACATGATCGACGCCGTCGTGGGCCGCCTCCGGCCCATCATCGTGACCTCGATCACGACCCTCGGTGGCGTCTTGCCCATGGCGTATGGCGTCGGCGGATACGACATGGTCGTCGCACCGATGTCGCTCGCTCTGGGTTGGGGACTCGCCTTCTCGACCGTGGTGACGCTCTTCCTCGTACCGGTGCTCTACTCCGTCGCCTCGGACCTCCGCCGAATCCAGGTCCTCGATCGAGCCCGCGAGCTCGTGGGGCACGCTTCGGCGAAGGCGGAGAACCCGGTCTCGGGCCCGATCGGCGAAAGCCGGCCGCTGCGCCGAAACTAA
- a CDS encoding NAD-dependent epimerase/dehydratase family protein, with protein MNALVIGGTGPTGHFIVNGLHRRGFDVTILHTGNHELAENPNDIEHIHTDPYSIDALTTALEGRAFDVCIAAYGRLRATAELLAGRVGKFVSIGGVPAYRGYMHPSLDAPAGLPVPTREDAALVRDPELDDKGFRIVRTEESLFEAQPDAAHFRYPYVYGPYQLVPREWCIVRRIRDGRETIILPDDGLTLQSFGYAENLAHAVLLGVDHPERSAGQIYNCADEETLSLRQVVEITAAALAHPLEIISMPWALAAPARPLVMQPLPTHRVLDISKAREQLGYRDVVPAREAIARTARWLNEHPPEPGALEETCLQDPFDYAAEDRLIASWRSALGGLTTVEFKEPPGYGLAYSGPGGRSPSKQFE; from the coding sequence ATGAACGCGCTGGTCATCGGCGGCACCGGCCCCACCGGCCACTTCATCGTGAACGGCCTCCACCGGCGCGGGTTCGACGTCACGATTCTCCACACGGGGAACCACGAGCTGGCGGAGAACCCCAACGACATCGAGCACATCCACACGGACCCGTACTCGATCGACGCGCTGACGACGGCTCTCGAGGGCCGCGCGTTCGATGTCTGTATCGCCGCCTACGGGCGACTGCGTGCAACCGCCGAGCTTCTCGCAGGGCGCGTCGGGAAGTTCGTCTCGATCGGTGGGGTTCCCGCGTACCGCGGCTACATGCACCCTTCGCTGGACGCACCCGCCGGGCTCCCCGTACCGACCCGCGAAGACGCCGCGCTCGTCCGCGACCCCGAGCTCGACGACAAGGGGTTCCGGATCGTCCGCACCGAGGAGAGCCTCTTCGAGGCTCAGCCCGACGCGGCTCACTTCCGGTACCCCTACGTGTACGGCCCGTACCAACTCGTACCGCGCGAGTGGTGCATCGTGCGGCGCATTCGCGATGGCCGCGAAACGATCATCCTACCCGACGACGGCCTCACGCTGCAGAGCTTCGGCTACGCGGAGAACCTCGCGCACGCCGTCCTCCTGGGCGTAGACCACCCTGAGCGCTCCGCCGGGCAGATCTACAACTGCGCCGATGAAGAGACCCTAAGCCTGCGTCAGGTCGTCGAAATCACTGCCGCGGCGCTCGCGCATCCGCTCGAGATCATCTCGATGCCCTGGGCCCTCGCGGCCCCCGCGCGCCCCCTCGTCATGCAGCCCCTCCCGACGCACCGTGTGCTCGATATCTCGAAAGCACGTGAGCAGCTGGGCTACCGGGACGTCGTTCCCGCACGCGAAGCGATCGCCAGAACCGCCCGATGGTTGAACGAGCACCCTCCCGAGCCCGGCGCGCTCGAGGAAACCTGCCTGCAGGATCCCTTCGACTACGCGGCGGAAGACCGTCTGATTGCTTCGTGGCGCTCCGCGCTCGGCGGGTTGACCACCGTCGAGTTCAAGGAGCCGCCCGGCTACGGGCTCGCGTACAGCGGGCCCGGCGGCCGTTCCCCGTCAAAACAATTCGAATAG
- a CDS encoding TetR/AcrR family transcriptional regulator — translation MLQRQPDNRPASRVQEQGARSRERILDAAEALMADRGYAGASISSICKESGLPASSVYWHFENKEGLLQAVMERGTGRMLEEISAAYEAPGPPRERLHRMLRRAGAVFEAQPREFQRLEMMITLERGQSDDSWRAPSERLQTRLRSLIEEALFEVYRSMDETLARKVAEEGALLAGTLGNGATIEAIRNPEEFDPAVLIEQLEIALIALGEHRLRQSKRKNGAT, via the coding sequence ATGCTCCAACGACAACCAGACAACCGACCCGCCTCCCGAGTCCAGGAACAGGGCGCCCGCTCGCGGGAGCGGATCCTCGATGCGGCCGAAGCCCTAATGGCCGACCGCGGCTACGCCGGGGCCAGCATCTCCTCGATCTGCAAGGAGTCCGGGCTCCCCGCGAGCTCCGTGTACTGGCACTTCGAGAACAAGGAGGGGCTCCTCCAAGCCGTGATGGAGCGCGGCACGGGCCGGATGCTCGAGGAGATCTCGGCGGCCTACGAAGCCCCCGGACCCCCGCGGGAACGCCTCCACCGGATGCTCCGGCGGGCCGGGGCGGTATTCGAGGCGCAGCCGCGGGAGTTCCAGCGGCTCGAAATGATGATCACGCTCGAGCGCGGCCAATCCGACGACAGTTGGCGCGCGCCCAGCGAACGTCTGCAAACCCGGCTTCGGTCGCTTATCGAGGAGGCCCTCTTCGAGGTCTACCGCTCGATGGACGAAACATTGGCACGCAAGGTCGCCGAGGAGGGCGCCCTCCTCGCCGGAACCCTAGGAAACGGCGCCACCATCGAGGCGATCCGGAACCCCGAAGAGTTCGACCCCGCCGTGCTGATCGAGCAGCTGGAAATCGCGCTCATCGCCCTCGGTGAACATCGGCTGCGACAGAGCAAGAGAAAGAACGGCGCCACATGA
- a CDS encoding MarR family winged helix-turn-helix transcriptional regulator has protein sequence MGDCVCFNARSAARAITYLYDETLAPSGLRINQFATLAAIHQRHGGSMQTIAADLGLDPSTMTRVLRPLVEDGLVSAEPGENRRAKQLALTDLGQEKLRSTHALWQQAQDDLREKLDPGVFERLVGDLAKLHEALRP, from the coding sequence TTGGGCGATTGTGTGTGCTTCAACGCGCGCAGCGCGGCCCGAGCGATCACCTACCTCTACGACGAGACGCTCGCCCCCTCGGGCCTGCGCATCAACCAGTTCGCCACCCTCGCCGCGATCCACCAGCGGCACGGCGGCTCGATGCAGACCATCGCCGCCGATCTCGGCCTCGATCCGAGCACCATGACGCGCGTCCTGCGCCCACTTGTCGAAGACGGCCTGGTGAGCGCCGAGCCCGGCGAGAACCGGCGCGCGAAACAACTCGCGCTCACGGACCTCGGCCAAGAGAAGCTACGCAGTACCCACGCGCTCTGGCAGCAGGCGCAAGACGATCTACGCGAAAAGCTCGATCCCGGAGTCTTCGAACGACTCGTGGGCGACCTCGCGAAACTGCACGAAGCCCTGCGACCCTGA
- a CDS encoding nitroreductase/quinone reductase family protein, which yields MPLDQRAEVTRTPPRWLIPWITTTQVWVYEITRGRLGASAKNMQNLLLRGIRRKSGKKFAVCLPYWLDDDGRRIVVASYAGARKNPAWYHNVKDTRANPKVTVRDGARVFAARVEILEGDEYERLWERICADRPFYARYQGRTSRRIPLVRILDTTA from the coding sequence ATGCCACTGGATCAGCGCGCCGAAGTAACACGCACGCCACCCCGCTGGCTCATCCCCTGGATCACGACCACGCAGGTCTGGGTCTACGAGATCACGCGAGGCCGCCTCGGCGCCTCTGCGAAGAACATGCAGAACCTGCTCCTTCGCGGCATTCGAAGGAAATCGGGCAAGAAGTTCGCCGTGTGCCTTCCCTACTGGCTCGACGACGACGGCCGCCGGATCGTGGTCGCCTCCTACGCGGGGGCTCGGAAGAATCCGGCATGGTACCACAACGTGAAGGACACCCGCGCGAATCCGAAGGTGACCGTGCGCGACGGAGCGCGTGTCTTCGCAGCGCGGGTCGAGATCCTTGAGGGAGACGAGTACGAGCGGCTCTGGGAACGCATCTGCGCCGACCGACCGTTCTATGCACGCTATCAAGGAAGAACGTCGCGGCGAATCCCGTTGGTTCGGATCCTCGATACCACGGCGTAG
- a CDS encoding CoA transferase, whose amino-acid sequence MSGPMDGVKVVDLSIALAGPWAVGMLADQGASVIKVEPPGLGDIGRWVGVAVNGISAMAAVVNRGKRSIAVNLQTEEGLAIVRKLAAGADVFVQNFRPGVIEKLGLSYDTIRKGNPDLIYCSISGFGQEGPYARKSAYDPVVQAYGGLAYAQAGADGEPQLIRHTAADKITALTASQAISAALFARERGRGGQHLQLSMLEAVVNFVWADAAGNEVLLDSDGSQPSAFSRDQKLWPTKDGHVIAAPVSDSDVAGICRGVGVDGYDAPEVATIMARRTNMEAFNELLRRVLDAVSNLTTEEAIRGMEAEKAPCGAVLSPEQLPNDPQVRALGMLEDSTHPIAGRMRQPRPAARFTKTPSETGGPAPGLGEHTDAILTELGMGDRTRELRDAGVIA is encoded by the coding sequence ATGAGTGGACCGATGGACGGAGTGAAGGTCGTCGACCTCTCGATTGCGCTGGCCGGGCCCTGGGCCGTGGGGATGCTCGCCGACCAGGGCGCCTCGGTCATCAAAGTCGAACCGCCCGGCCTCGGCGACATCGGTCGTTGGGTCGGTGTTGCCGTGAACGGGATCTCCGCGATGGCGGCTGTGGTGAACCGTGGCAAGCGCTCGATCGCGGTGAACCTACAAACCGAGGAAGGCCTCGCGATCGTACGAAAGCTCGCTGCAGGTGCTGATGTGTTCGTACAGAACTTTCGACCTGGTGTGATCGAGAAGCTGGGACTCTCCTACGACACGATTCGCAAGGGCAACCCAGATCTCATCTACTGTTCAATCAGTGGGTTCGGGCAGGAAGGTCCGTATGCGCGCAAGAGTGCGTACGACCCCGTCGTGCAGGCGTACGGCGGGCTCGCTTACGCGCAGGCGGGCGCCGACGGCGAGCCGCAGCTCATCCGGCATACCGCGGCCGACAAGATCACCGCCCTCACAGCCTCCCAGGCGATCTCGGCGGCCCTGTTCGCACGCGAACGCGGCCGGGGCGGGCAACACCTGCAGCTCTCTATGCTCGAGGCGGTGGTGAACTTTGTCTGGGCCGATGCGGCCGGGAACGAGGTGTTGCTCGATTCCGACGGCTCGCAACCCTCAGCCTTCTCCCGCGACCAGAAGCTCTGGCCCACGAAGGACGGGCACGTCATCGCCGCCCCGGTCTCCGACTCCGACGTGGCCGGCATCTGCCGCGGCGTCGGGGTCGACGGCTACGACGCTCCGGAAGTCGCGACGATCATGGCACGCCGGACGAACATGGAAGCGTTCAACGAGCTTCTCCGCCGCGTCCTCGATGCCGTCAGCAACCTCACCACCGAAGAGGCCATTCGTGGGATGGAAGCCGAGAAGGCGCCTTGCGGAGCCGTGCTGTCACCGGAGCAGCTACCCAACGACCCGCAGGTTCGCGCACTCGGGATGCTCGAGGACTCCACGCATCCCATCGCTGGGAGGATGCGTCAGCCGCGGCCGGCCGCGCGCTTCACGAAGACCCCGTCCGAGACAGGCGGTCCAGCGCCAGGGCTCGGCGAACACACGGATGCGATCCTCACCGAACTCGGAATGGGAGACCGCACACGGGAGTTGCGCGACGCCGGCGTGATCGCCTGA